The nucleotide window AGCTTGTGGCCAAGGTCGTAAAAACCTCAACTGGATACAGGATTGAATAACAAGGTCTGCTGAATGAGGAGGAGTTATGAGGTGGGGTTTCATTCTGATGACAACTGCTTTCCTTTCGACTGCCGCGAGTTCGGATGAAGCTCCCCTCATGGCGAGAGTGACGATTTCCAGACAAGAGAATCAAAACATGCAGACACTTGCCGCGGAAACGGTCAGAATGGTGAAAAAACCGCAGGGCTGGACTGGAATTGTGAAAAAAGTCTTGAAAAATGGAACGGCTGAACTGACCTTTTCGGTCACGATCAGGAATTACCACGAGAGTTCTAAGGGCCTTCCACCCGGAGGGAGAGACAGCTTCGAAATGTACAACATTGACTGTCCGCAGTGTTTACCGTCACCTGAGGAGATCGAAGGCAGGAATCTCGTGGAAATCGTTGCGGACTGCATCTGCAGGTCAGGTGGAAGAGTTCTGCACGAGAGGCTTGTGAACAGCTTCGCGCCAAACAGGAGCTATGCGACAGAGGTCATTAAAACAGGCGGATCAGGATACTTCATTTCCATCGAATTTCTGAATGATGAAGGGGAGGAAGTGCCTGAAAATTCCTGGGACCCGGATAATGAGCATTTCAGTTATCAGATCGTGGACTGCAGAGGAGGGACTGAGAAAGTTGTTGCTGAACCGGTTCTTATCACAGCTTACTGGAGCAGATGGGGTATACTTTACGAGGATTCAGACATGAACGGGAAGAATTGCTTGAAAATTCTGGTCAGATCATTCCTTTTCAAGCATTCGAGAAAGATGTGGTGCTTTGACCGGTCATCTGAAGTACAAATTGCAGCTGCGGGAAGTAAAACTGCGAATCACAGCAGGAGCAGATTTGGCGGCCCAGTCAAAGGAATGGGGAATGGCAGAGGTTCCCAGCCGCTCGGCGGGGTGAATACTATGCAGTTTCTGCTTCGGGAAAGGCACCTGCCTGTGCCGCACAGGCAGGGGGAATTGCCACCGTTTTGAAACAGCAGGAGTCAGGTGTTTATCCTGAAATGCTGATGTTGAAAACTTTCACAGCTTCCGGCCCCTGAAAGCGGTTTTCGGCCTGGATTTCCCTGGACAGATACATCTTCTGCTGGCATTCCAGGAGATTGCCTGTGATGGACCCTCCTGAAACAGGGATTCTGTTTTTACCGTCAAAATACCAGCCGAGCCTGAGTTCCCCTCCAAAGTCACCAGTCTGCTCATCCAGCTCGAAGTCTGAAAAAATGCTGGCTTCAAGGTGTGGTTCCTGACGCAGAGTGGCGAGGTCGTTTTTACCTCCTGCCACCTCCATGTTGTAAATCACACCTGTTGGTTCTATACCGAGGTAATGACAGTATCTCAGTGAGCCCCAATGTCGCATTAAATTTCCATCCCTTAAAATTTCAATCTCTTTCAGCGGGAATCCATCCTGGTCATAAGGTAAAGAATACACTGAATTAGGAAGAAACGGGGGAAGGCTCAGATTGATTAAATCGCCGTTTACATGCTCACCTTGAATCCGGTCTCCGATTTTGAATCTGGATATTTTCTGATAGATTGCTGCTGCGCTGGCTTGATAATGGTAGTAGCCAAACAGTTTTGCAGCGGATTTTCCCGAAAAAAGCACTGGGCATTTCAGACCGGAAGGAGTGGGCCTTGCTTTGGCTCTGTCTTTAGCACAATCCAGCATTTTTCCGATCTCGCTGTGCATGAAGGAGACCCGGCCGGGTGAAAAGTGGAGGTCCCGGTACAGTTCGATTTCTCCACCAGGTCCTTTCCAGCTGACGATGAATTCCAGCTGGGCTGCAGTCTGGTCGTGGGAAACGTCAAGGCCATCTGAATTTACCAGTCTTCTGCACACTTTATTCAAAAAAAGTTCTGCAGAATTGATGCCTCCGTCTTTATGGATGTCGAGTTCATAGATGCCTTGGATCAGTTTGGGTAACAGCTGGTCCGGATCATAATCGGGGTGAATCTGTGATTTGACGGTGCAGGGCTTGACCAGAGGATAAACCGGATTTTTGACAAATCCCGCTGCAAAAGCCGCGCTTTCAGCAGCTTTACTGATTTCAGCCTCAGTCATGGTCGGGAAAAGGTCGATCGTGGCAGATCCCAGGTATGAAACTCCTTTTTCCACAAAATCCCTGTACAGAGTTGCACTCAGATGGGTTACATCTTTGCACCTCTTCAGATCCAGAGCTTTTTTTACGAAAAACAATTCCCTGCTTTCCACCCTGGACTCTGAAAGCAGGTATTTGATACCTTTTTGTCTGTCCAGAATTTTTCTGATCCTGTCGATCATCCGAGCCTCATTCTGGCCTTGAGATAAGGCCCTCCTGCTGAGACTTTCACACTCTCTTTATAGCCTTTGCCGCAGTATCCCCCACCAGAACCGTTCAGGACAACAGTTCCGGTCATCATGGAAATGGAACTGAGCATGTCAGGCACAAAGCCTGTAATGATCACTGGATTCACGATTTTTCCGGTAAGTCTTCCTTCCCGGATTTCCCGGCCCAGAATGCATGAACACTGGATTCCCCAGTTTTTAGGGTCCTCCATGCCGCTCAGGGAATGTTCCAGCAGGTAGCCCGATTTGATCGAAGCAATCATCCTGTCAAGGGAATCGCTGCCACCTTCATAGATCGTATTAGTCATGCGGCTGTATGCCTTGCGTTCAAATGACTCCCTGCGGCCGTTGCCGGTAGGGATTGTGCCTAGTTTTTGGGCAGAGAGAAGATCCGAGATCCCGGTTTTAAGAATTCCATGATCAATCACCACTGTATCATTCCCAAGCACTCCTTCATCGTCAAAAAAATATGAGGCAACTTCAGCGGCACTGCGGGCTCCATCATGCATTGTGACTATTTCGGAGGCCACTTTTTTTCCGAGGAATTCCATTGATCTGGCGCGTTCCTTTACGAACATGTCCATTTCCACTCCATGCCCGAAAGCTTCATGTGCAATCAGGCCGGCAACAGGAGGAGAACAGATCACATCATAAACCCCGGGGTCTACTTTTTCCGCATTCAGAAGCTCGATTACTCCATCAACTGCATCCTGGATGCCGGATTTCATTTCAGAGAGAATTTCCAGACCCTTTAGTCCTGAATAAGATTTGAAAAACCACTTGGTGTTATCGCTTTTCCTGGCAATCGTGTGGAGAAATCCGCAGCTCCAGACATAAGCTTGTTCCAGTTCCTTCTGATTGGACAGGAAAATTTTCGAAATCCTGCCGTAATTTAAATTGGCAGCAAAATCAATCAACAGATCAGATCTGGAAAGTCCCAGGTCCTTGATTTCGGTCAGCCGGGCAATGATTTCACTCTCAGGCATTGATTCGGGAAGAATCCCGACTTCAGCTGCAAAAAATCGGCGGATCGGGTCTTCAGTGAATGGCTGATAGATGTTTTCGCTGATTCCGGTACCCTTGAGTGGAATGGAAAATCTGAGTGAAGTCCTAATCCTTTCAGCGAACATGCAGATATCTCCATCAGGGAGGGAGTTGAAAGAAAGTTCTGAATAGCGGCCGTTATCACAGGCCCTGATCACAAAACCACGTTCAGTCAGGGATGAATCCTGGATGCTGGTTCTGGTTTTTCTGACATCATATGTTTTGATTGAACAATCGGTGCCCAGGATGGAAACATAGGGAAAATCCCGGGACAATTCAGCGACAAGTTCCAGCAGCACAGGTTTAACACTCGAGAGAAAATCCGAAAAAGGCACTTTCATTCCGCTTCCTGCGACTTTTCCTCACGGCTGATTACGATGATTGGATGCATGTTACAGATATTACCAGCCAATTTCAAGCTCTCAGAATTGATGCATATCAAAAAATGCAAAGGTCTATCTCAAATCGACGTTGCATTGACATCAAGCTCAGGTTGTGATATTAATTGACAAACACTCAGGAGTACCCAATGGCCAAAACTGAAAAAGATGATAATCTGAAGAAGGCTGAAGAATCATTGCAGAAACCGGAATCGAATGCTGTGTTTTACCTCTTTTCCTTCTGCCTGTTTGGTGGAATTTTTTTCATCAGTTTCATACTGCCGTTCCTGGTAGCTAAACTTTTCCCTCCACCCATGGCTCTGATGCAGTGAACCGGATCCAGACTTTATGGACGCTGTCCTGATAGTTCGGATTGTCTGAAATTGAATTTTACCGCTGAAAAGTGAAAAACCTTTACTAACCCCGAATTCCGGTTATAATTTATCTATAAGCTTATGAGGGGGGATCAGATGTACAATCTGAATAGTCTCAAATTAACTGTCGCCATCCTGACATTCATATTATTATGGAGCCGCTCTTTTGCGGCAGCCCTGGACGAGGATACAGCCTATTCCGCCAAATATTCCTGCATCGACCTGCGTATCGCAGCCTGCAGCCTGCTTTCTGAGACCAGTGAAGTATCCGGCGTCCTGGCAGCCGGGAACTTCAATCAGCAGCAGATCAACAATCTGATGGCCGCTGTCGGCAAGCAGCTCATTGCTTACCAGAATCTGAAAACCCGCATGACCCAGATCAAGAAACAGGTCCCTCTTGCCGAAGTCACCACTGCTG belongs to Candidatus Wallbacteria bacterium and includes:
- a CDS encoding metallopeptidase TldD-related protein — protein: MIDRIRKILDRQKGIKYLLSESRVESRELFFVKKALDLKRCKDVTHLSATLYRDFVEKGVSYLGSATIDLFPTMTEAEISKAAESAAFAAGFVKNPVYPLVKPCTVKSQIHPDYDPDQLLPKLIQGIYELDIHKDGGINSAELFLNKVCRRLVNSDGLDVSHDQTAAQLEFIVSWKGPGGEIELYRDLHFSPGRVSFMHSEIGKMLDCAKDRAKARPTPSGLKCPVLFSGKSAAKLFGYYHYQASAAAIYQKISRFKIGDRIQGEHVNGDLINLSLPPFLPNSVYSLPYDQDGFPLKEIEILRDGNLMRHWGSLRYCHYLGIEPTGVIYNMEVAGGKNDLATLRQEPHLEASIFSDFELDEQTGDFGGELRLGWYFDGKNRIPVSGGSITGNLLECQQKMYLSREIQAENRFQGPEAVKVFNISISG
- a CDS encoding TldD/PmbA family protein, with the translated sequence MKVPFSDFLSSVKPVLLELVAELSRDFPYVSILGTDCSIKTYDVRKTRTSIQDSSLTERGFVIRACDNGRYSELSFNSLPDGDICMFAERIRTSLRFSIPLKGTGISENIYQPFTEDPIRRFFAAEVGILPESMPESEIIARLTEIKDLGLSRSDLLIDFAANLNYGRISKIFLSNQKELEQAYVWSCGFLHTIARKSDNTKWFFKSYSGLKGLEILSEMKSGIQDAVDGVIELLNAEKVDPGVYDVICSPPVAGLIAHEAFGHGVEMDMFVKERARSMEFLGKKVASEIVTMHDGARSAAEVASYFFDDEGVLGNDTVVIDHGILKTGISDLLSAQKLGTIPTGNGRRESFERKAYSRMTNTIYEGGSDSLDRMIASIKSGYLLEHSLSGMEDPKNWGIQCSCILGREIREGRLTGKIVNPVIITGFVPDMLSSISMMTGTVVLNGSGGGYCGKGYKESVKVSAGGPYLKARMRLG